In Bradyrhizobium sp. 1(2017), one DNA window encodes the following:
- a CDS encoding outer membrane protein, whose product MRKLSIAAIGFATLSMMAPASAADMPAKAVPPPMPVATVYNWTGFYIGANGGWGQSHGCVDFVTPAGALAAGCADRSGGLVGGQIGYRWQMNQFVLGLEAQGDWADIKNTRVSLFDPFVSTTGKIDGIGLFTAQLGWAWNASLFYVKGGAAVTRNRFDVFDNLTGVGLASAGHTRWGGALGVGWEYGFTPNWSFGIEYDHLWMGRDNFGFAGVVTPGGFALTGGGVSQDVDMITLRLNYRFGGYGAPVAARY is encoded by the coding sequence TGAGCATGATGGCTCCGGCTTCGGCGGCCGACATGCCCGCCAAAGCCGTGCCGCCGCCGATGCCGGTTGCGACAGTTTACAACTGGACCGGCTTCTACATTGGTGCCAACGGAGGCTGGGGCCAGAGCCATGGCTGCGTTGATTTTGTAACGCCCGCAGGGGCGTTGGCGGCTGGTTGCGCCGATCGCTCCGGAGGCCTCGTGGGCGGACAGATCGGGTACCGCTGGCAAATGAATCAGTTTGTGCTCGGCTTGGAAGCGCAGGGGGATTGGGCCGACATCAAGAACACCCGCGTCAGCCTGTTCGATCCGTTCGTCTCGACCACGGGCAAGATCGATGGCATCGGGCTGTTCACGGCGCAACTCGGATGGGCCTGGAACGCCTCCCTGTTCTACGTGAAGGGCGGTGCCGCCGTGACGCGCAATCGCTTCGATGTATTCGACAACCTCACTGGAGTGGGCCTTGCCTCGGCAGGCCACACGCGCTGGGGCGGCGCCCTCGGTGTTGGCTGGGAATACGGCTTCACCCCCAACTGGTCGTTCGGTATCGAGTACGACCATCTCTGGATGGGGCGTGACAATTTCGGGTTCGCAGGCGTGGTCACGCCCGGAGGATTCGCCCTCACCGGCGGCGGTGTCAGCCAGGATGTGGACATGATCACGCTTCGGTTGAATTACCGCTTCGGCGGATACGGGGCGCCCGTCGCAGCGAGGTACTGA